The sequence TAACCTTCTGTCCCGATATCCACCCAAAGCCCAATGGCACCTGATAATGCCGCGCCGTGTTTCAAATCATTTACGATGAGTGCCGGCTGTGAATTGTTGTTTAAGAACAGTTTTGCCTGGGTGTCTCTGACTTCAATCCGCATGGTTATCCAGGAATCCATTTCCATATCAGCATAGGCTTCATAGCGCTCGGGGGCTTCTTTCCGCAGGCGGTCAAACTTATAATCGGGATAGGCATAATATTGGATGGAATGGTTCCGCCGCACCTGGTCATCTACTCTTGCATTAACTGGACGGAGATAAATACTTTCATATTTTGTATTGCTATCATTGATCCGAAAGGCAATGCCGATAAAACCTCTTGCAAAACCCGGTGCATCTTTCAACAGCCGGCTCAATACCTTTACTTCAATTACGCCATTTTTAAAATTGACGCCTTTGATCTTTACAAAAGTGGGCTCGTCAACATCCTTTATGCCTGCATCCTTCACCACTTTTACCACTTCCTTTCCCGCCAGCTGTTCAACCGACCAAACAACATTGACAGGTTCGAGATTTTTCTTTTCGAAGCTGATGGATTGGGCATGCAGGTTGTTGACCAGTAACAGTAAGCAGCCTATCACTTGTAAGTAAATATGTTTCATATGCGCAATCTGACTTGTGATTTATTGTTTCAAAAAAGGAACGACGCAGGCCCATACGGCCGGAAAGTTTTCCAGGAAAACACCATGCGTGCAATTTGGAATAATGCCGATTTGGCTATGGAGTATCATTTGCGCCGTTGAAACCACGCGCTGTGGCGGATTGGATTGATCTCCGTCGCCGGCCATGACCAAAACGGGGCACTGGATGGTTTGAAAAAAATCTTTCCCTAAGGTAAGCTGGTTATACATATTTCCAAGTCCTGTAAACATTTCCTGTAGTCGCTGCGGCTCGGGCATCAGGCTATATTGTTGTTTCCAGTAAGCAGTATCTAAAGCCATAGCCTGCTTAACATCAAAACCAAAATTACGAAGTCCAGGATACAATTCAGTAGCACCAATCGCAACCAGTTTCTTTACACGACCGGGATACATGCTGGCCAGATTATACCCGGCATAACCGCCATCACTAAAGCCAAGCACAATAACAGGGTCTTTGGTCACTGCATTGATCACTGCCAGTACATCCTTCGCTTTTTGTGCATAGCTGATGGGCTCTTTTCCCAACTCAGATTTGCCGTGACCTCTTGTAGAAACAGCAATCACCTGGTACTGTTTGGAAAGGCTGTCGATGAATGGATACATTTCATAGGTTGAGCCAAAAATACCACCATGCAAAATAACAATTGGTTCCCCCTGACCATATACTTCATAATACATCCTGGCATCACCAGCATTGACGTAATGCCCGGCTGCAGGATTATTCCCGTATTGTATGGCCTGAACCGGTGAAGGTCCGGCCTGCAGGAAATGCCGCAATCCTGCCTGGGCTTGTTGCTGGGTATACGCCTGCAAGAAGCAAAAAGTTAAGAGAAAAGATAGTATTGTCTTCATGTTTTGTCACTTTGTAAATAATCCGGCGCCCAGATTTGCACCTAAAGTACCTGGTTTTAAATGAAGATAGTTTCGTTTGGTTTGATCTTCTTCTACTTCAACCTGCGCATCTTTTTGCAGGATAACATCCTTACCCATTTTCAATTTTCCGGTATCCCCTTTTGTTCCAAAATCCAATGCGCCGCCGCCCTTATTCACCAATTCATGATATCCCAACACCATTGAGTTAGACAAGGTAAAGGAAGTTTGCTCCTTTTTGTCGAGGATCCAGAAAACATTTGTATTGGCAACGACATTATTGTAATAGGAAAAGTCCGGCGCAAGTGACCACGACCACACTGCTGCACCATAGTTTCCGATCATCAAATTATGGTGCATTTCACAACGCTCAGCCGGACGATCAGCCATAAAAAACACAACTGCATCCTTAACCTTGTAAAATACACAATGGTCCACCACAATACCATGGCCATCCACCAATATCGGCAAGTGATTTGGCAACGCAATCCTGTCTCCGATGAAAAGACATTGCGTTATTCTAAGATCATCCAGGTTCTTTCCTTCCCTAACGATAGGGTAAACACGCTGTACTTTTCCTTCGGCTGGCTTCTCGTGCACCGGGGTACCTAATACGCGCAAACCCTGGATGGTTACATGATCTGTTTCTACCTGTATACCATAGGCCGTGGTGCCAAAATCATCCTTCGCCAGAGGCATTACAGAAATGATAACAGGCATTTTTGCTGGTTCCCAGTCCATGTCATCAGGTAAAGATGCCGCCCGGATGGTGAGGCGTTCTGTGGTTGAAAATTTCCAATTGGCAGGTTGGAATTTAACAACCGAGTCGAGACCGTACATGCCTTCAGCAAGAAATATAGTGATTGGCCCGGATCCTTTTAATTGGTTTACCCGAAAGGCTGCTTCACTCAATGTTTTCAGTGGACTTTCTTTGGCACCACTATTTGTATTATTTCCATAAGCGGGATTTATATAGATGTTGCCGTGCTGAGCGAAAGAAAAACAAGAGATAAATAATAATACCACTGTGAATAATGCCAGTCCCCTAAATACTTTGATTTGTTTCATATTCTCTTTTAATTATCGTTACAAGCCAATTTGTTTTGCATAAGTCTGGTTATCCCAGAAAAGATGTTCTTCAATCATCACCCCGTTTTCCCAGATACCAACTGTGGCCATGGGCATTTTAAACGCCTTGCCAGTTGGCTGGATAAATTTGCCGTTTCCTATGGGCATGGGTTTGGTGAAAGTGCCTTCAAATACACCGGTTACCAGGGTGTAGTTACCAGAACCAAATTTGATGGGATGTTCTTTGATCCTCGTGTCGGGGGCATGAATAAATAGCTTTTTCATGTCTTCAATATGTACCGGAAGTCCTTCTGTAATATGTCCATCTGGCCAGAATACTTTTATGTTTTGTGCATGACTTTCCTTGAACCTATCCCATTGCTGGTTGCTGAAGACCTCAAAATCCAATACGTCAAAGGTTGTAAGGCGACTTGAAATGGTGTCGTCAGCCGCGACCAATTGCAGCGCTATCTTTTTCAGGCTGTCGATATTTTCTGTTGTACTACCTGTTGAAGATGAAGATTGACTGCAGCTATCAAGAAGGCTTACTGAAACGACGAGGCTTACAGCAATAAACCATGATTTTATAGTTGTGTTGTTCATTTCATTTCTGTTGAATGGATGAATAGATTAGTATTAAGCTACCTGCATGGCTTCGGCCAGTGTAACTGTTTTACCCAATGCACCGAACTCGTGCAGGGCACCAAATACTTCAATGCTGATGGATTGGTCAAGTGCACCTACACGTACCGGCTCAAAGCCTGTGGCATGGATCAGGGACTCGATTGCTGGATTGATGCCGGTATCATCTGTTGCATAAAAGAGGACAGCCCTTTCTGGTTGGCGGAACGCCGCATTTTCCAAAGTGGCCGCACCCAAAGTACCCAATGCTTTAGCCAGCTTTGCGCCTTTTGGCAAGAGGGTTGAAAGGACCTGGCCGGAAGACTGGTCATTACCGATGATCTTTTTAAATCCGCCTTTTTCATCGGGTGCAATCGGGTTCGAAGGATCGACAATAATTTTTCCTTCTAAGGCCGTAGCGTAGGTATTGAACAATTCTTTAATGGTATCGAAATAAACCGCCAATACAATGATGTCTGCTGCTTTAATGGCATCAGCTATTGTTAGCGCTGTCGCCTGGCTGCCTAATTTTTGGGCAAGCTGATTTGCTTTTTCAATTGTCCTGTCCGCAACAATAACGGCACGATTTCCTTTTACGAGATTGGCGGCTACTGTTTTGCCGATATTTCCAAGACCGATTACGGCCACTTTTGATGTTTGTGTCATAACTATTTCTTTAGGGCAAATCTCCGCCATGGATGCCCGGTGCTCCAATGACATGGATTAAGAAATAGTCTTGATGTAGATTAAGCTTTTGTGGACCCGGGCGCTTTGCTTCGCAGGTTTCGTAACCGACTTAAGAACTCGGGGGTGATGCCCAGGTAGGCCGCAATCTGCACCTGCGACAGGCGGTTAGCCAGGTGTGGGTAAAGCGCCAAAAAAGTGGCATACCGCTCTTCGGCTGTGGAGCTGATGTTCTGCAGCAATCTTTCCTGCAGGCGGATAAATCCGTTTTCAATCAGTACCCTGAAAATCCGGTCAAATTTCGGGGCTTTCAGGTACAGGTCAACCAGGTCGTCGCGGCTGATCTGTAACACCACCGTGTCTTCCAGCGCATCGATATTAAGGGCGGAAGGATTCTCGCCATGAAAACTGCCGAGGTCGTTGATCCAGTTATTTTCTGAAGCAAACTGCAGGATATGGATAGCGCCTTTTTCATCGATCTTATAGGTTCTCAGGCAGCCCCGGATGACAAAATTAAACTGGGTGCAAATATTGCCTTCCTGTAACACATACTGCCGTTTGCGGTAGAGGCGCGAATGGAATTTTTGGGCTACTAAATCCTTCTCGGCATTGGTCAGCGGGATCAGTTGCTGGAAATAATCCAACAATATGTCAATTGTATCCTGCGCTGGCGGTAATCCCATGAGTAGATCGCGTTTGAGCTTTGGTGGTAAAAATAGCTATTAAATGGCCAAAGAGGGCCAGGATTAGCCGTTCAATACGAAGCTTTGCGGCGAATCATGGCCCTATGACATTTTGGAAGCCACCCAAAAAGGCTCATTAGATATCACCAATTGGCTAAGCTGACGAAGACTTCACCCCACACAGCCTTAAGGGATATACAAGACCTGATGGGTAAACAAATACTAATAAAAGAGGCAGGCGGAAGAAGGAGTACATGTTATACGATAGCTGTATAATTTGTATGTTTTGGTGATTATATTCACCGAATATTATAATAATTGGTGAAAGACTCATTTTACCTGGGTCATAGGATCCCTAAATAAGCGCTGTTATGAAAATAAAATCAACTATTCTACAGTCAATTATTGGTTGTTCATTTTTAATTGCCGTTACAGCAACCGCCCATGCCCAGGATATTTCGGTCAGTGAAATTCCCGCTGCGGAAAAAATGGCTGGACTACAATTTACGCCTGCCCAAAGGGATTCGATGGTGAACCAACTGAACTACAACCTGAAAGTGTATCAATACCTGCATGGTTTTAATTTGCAAAATAGTGTGCCCTTGCCACAATGGTTCGACCCCGTGCTGCCACAGATGACCTTCAGCACCAATCAACAACCCACCAGGTTTAGCATTCCTGCAACAGTAGCCATGCCGGCGGATACCAACCAATTGGCATTTTATTCCATTGCACAATTGTCTTCCCTGCTCAGGCAGCATAAAATCACTTCTGTGCAGCTCAGCCGTTTTTTTATCAACCGCCTGAAGAAATATGGCGACACCCTGCATTGCGTAATCAGCCTGACTGAAGACATCGCCATGCGGGAGGCGAAGAAGGCAGACGAAGCATTTGCAAAAGGAATTATTAAAAGTCCATTGCAGGGCATTCCCTACGGACTAAAAGACCTGTTTGCTGTAAAAGGCACTAAAACAACTTATGGTACGCCACCTTTTAAAGACCAGGTCATTGAAGAAGATGCCTTTGTGTACCAGCAACTGGAAAAGGCCGGCGCCGTGCTGGTCGCGAAGCTATCCATGGGCGAGCTGGCGATGGATGATATCTGGTTCGGCGGACAAACAAAAAACCCCTGGGACCTGCAGCAAGGGTCCAATGGCTCCTCTGCAGGCTCTGCTTCCGCTACTGTAGCCGGACTGGTGCCCTTCGCTATAGGCACAGAAACCTATGGCTCTATTGTAGCGCCTTCAGCGGTTTGTGGTGCAACCGGGCTGCGGCCAACCTTTGGCACCGTTGCCCGCACGGGCGGCATGACGCTGGCCTGGACCTCGGATCGTATCGGACCCATTTGCCGCAGCGCTGAAGATGCAGCCATGGTGTTTGCATCCATACATGGTGCGGATAACTATGACCGCGCTTCACGTGCGATGCCCTTTAATTATACGGGTAAGGTTGATGTCAAAAATATCAAAGTGGCGTATGCCAAAAACTATATTGACCAGCTGCCTGGTAACAGTGCAGAAAAAGGTGTTCTTAAAACCTTGCGGGACGCGGGTGTGAAGGTCACGCCTATAGATTTCCCTGCCAACCTGCATACCAATGACCTGCTGGTAACCATCTGGGCTGCGGAATCAGCTGCGGCCTTTGATCCGTTGACGAGATCCGGCAAAGACAACGAGATGGTGCAGCAATGGCAAAGCCGCTACCCGAATATGTTCCGGAGTGCCCGCTTTATACCTGCGGTGGAATACCTGAATGTTTGTCGCTTACGCTACCTGGTGATGCAGCAGGCATTCCCTTTATTAAGCCAATACGATATCATCATTGTGCCCAGCATGGCCGATGAACCGATGGCGCTTACTTGCCTTACCGGCAATCCGTGTATCACTTTACCCGCGGGACTGCCACTTAGCGGTAGTGCGCCGCCCAGTATTACGTTTATCGGTGGAAAATTATACAGTGAGGCAACGATAACTGCGTTTGCTAAACTATTCCAGGATCTGACGCATTATGAGCAAAAGCATCCGGCTATGTTTGGGAAATAGGTGAGGGTTAATTGGTTAAGCGACAGGCACCTGTTTACAAAGCAGGGATTTTGTTGGTAGGATTACTTTTTAGTGCGGGTAAGAAAAAATACCAGCAAGCCTATAACGGCTACAACGAGGAATATTCCAAACCACATACCCCCTTTGAAGATCGTTCCGATGGCTGAACAGCCAGATAAGAAGGCCGGCAATACAAACATGCCGAATAGATGTATTTTTTTCATGTAACGTAGGTTGTAGAAATAAAAAATAGCAATGGCCTACTGCATACAAATGCAAAGGCCATTGGCTGTATGCACATTAAACACTCGCAGCATCAACATTCACGGAAGTTTCCGCAACTTCTGATAATTTCATATCTGCCTCTTTTTCTTCCTGTAAAGATTCATGCAGCAAAGCAGCCACATCATATTCTTTTAACATTTTAGCAAAGGCGCACAAGGTGCCGTAACTGGCAATTTCATAATGCTCCACTTTTTGTCCGGCTGCAATAATACCCGCATCGCGTACCACCCCTTTTTC comes from Flavihumibacter fluvii and encodes:
- a CDS encoding alpha/beta fold hydrolase; protein product: MKTILSFLLTFCFLQAYTQQQAQAGLRHFLQAGPSPVQAIQYGNNPAAGHYVNAGDARMYYEVYGQGEPIVILHGGIFGSTYEMYPFIDSLSKQYQVIAVSTRGHGKSELGKEPISYAQKAKDVLAVINAVTKDPVIVLGFSDGGYAGYNLASMYPGRVKKLVAIGATELYPGLRNFGFDVKQAMALDTAYWKQQYSLMPEPQRLQEMFTGLGNMYNQLTLGKDFFQTIQCPVLVMAGDGDQSNPPQRVVSTAQMILHSQIGIIPNCTHGVFLENFPAVWACVVPFLKQ
- a CDS encoding ester cyclase — protein: MNNTTIKSWFIAVSLVVSVSLLDSCSQSSSSTGSTTENIDSLKKIALQLVAADDTISSRLTTFDVLDFEVFSNQQWDRFKESHAQNIKVFWPDGHITEGLPVHIEDMKKLFIHAPDTRIKEHPIKFGSGNYTLVTGVFEGTFTKPMPIGNGKFIQPTGKAFKMPMATVGIWENGVMIEEHLFWDNQTYAKQIGL
- a CDS encoding NADPH-dependent F420 reductase, which codes for MTQTSKVAVIGLGNIGKTVAANLVKGNRAVIVADRTIEKANQLAQKLGSQATALTIADAIKAADIIVLAVYFDTIKELFNTYATALEGKIIVDPSNPIAPDEKGGFKKIIGNDQSSGQVLSTLLPKGAKLAKALGTLGAATLENAAFRQPERAVLFYATDDTGINPAIESLIHATGFEPVRVGALDQSISIEVFGALHEFGALGKTVTLAEAMQVA
- a CDS encoding Crp/Fnr family transcriptional regulator, whose product is MGLPPAQDTIDILLDYFQQLIPLTNAEKDLVAQKFHSRLYRKRQYVLQEGNICTQFNFVIRGCLRTYKIDEKGAIHILQFASENNWINDLGSFHGENPSALNIDALEDTVVLQISRDDLVDLYLKAPKFDRIFRVLIENGFIRLQERLLQNISSTAEERYATFLALYPHLANRLSQVQIAAYLGITPEFLSRLRNLRSKAPGSTKA
- a CDS encoding amidase; translated protein: MKIKSTILQSIIGCSFLIAVTATAHAQDISVSEIPAAEKMAGLQFTPAQRDSMVNQLNYNLKVYQYLHGFNLQNSVPLPQWFDPVLPQMTFSTNQQPTRFSIPATVAMPADTNQLAFYSIAQLSSLLRQHKITSVQLSRFFINRLKKYGDTLHCVISLTEDIAMREAKKADEAFAKGIIKSPLQGIPYGLKDLFAVKGTKTTYGTPPFKDQVIEEDAFVYQQLEKAGAVLVAKLSMGELAMDDIWFGGQTKNPWDLQQGSNGSSAGSASATVAGLVPFAIGTETYGSIVAPSAVCGATGLRPTFGTVARTGGMTLAWTSDRIGPICRSAEDAAMVFASIHGADNYDRASRAMPFNYTGKVDVKNIKVAYAKNYIDQLPGNSAEKGVLKTLRDAGVKVTPIDFPANLHTNDLLVTIWAAESAAAFDPLTRSGKDNEMVQQWQSRYPNMFRSARFIPAVEYLNVCRLRYLVMQQAFPLLSQYDIIIVPSMADEPMALTCLTGNPCITLPAGLPLSGSAPPSITFIGGKLYSEATITAFAKLFQDLTHYEQKHPAMFGK
- a CDS encoding DUF4407 domain-containing protein gives rise to the protein MKKIHLFGMFVLPAFLSGCSAIGTIFKGGMWFGIFLVVAVIGLLVFFLTRTKK